The proteins below come from a single Accipiter gentilis chromosome W, bAccGen1.1, whole genome shotgun sequence genomic window:
- the LOC126035458 gene encoding octapeptide-repeat protein T2-like: protein MEGVLKVLDSCSREVKIPMGQKEAKACLERLLKEEAIERPGDILSPECWPKCTAALAERAMATQHGPELKTWGRIRAIFRKVREEGLTWKEAKRLMHAQAERGVQADGEARTEGLTEVAEQTPLVLPVQPSAPAEPPGYPWEEFERERERAREEEREKERQLIQEAEEPVAEQRRREKERQRLEEAERAVMKGSEKEQDAVQKIV, encoded by the coding sequence atggaaggagtcctgaaggtgttggactcgtgctctagagaggtaaaaatccctatgggacaaaaagaagcgaaagcttgcctagagcggctcctgaaagaggaagcgatagagcgcccgggggacatattgtctcctgagtgctggccgaaatgcaccgcggctttagcggaacgggctatggcgacgcagcatggtccggagttaaagacgtgggggcggattagggcgattttcaggaaagtgcgggaggagggcttaacatggaaggaagcaaagagattgatgcacgcgcaggcggagcggggcgtgcaggcggatggggaggcgcggacagaagggctgacggaggtagcagagcagacgcctctggtgctcccagtgcagccgtcggcaccggccgaaccaccgggatacccttgggaggagtttgaacgggagcgtgaacgggcgagagaggaggagcgggagaaagagcgacagttaattcaggaggcagaggaacccgtggctgagcaaaggagacgggagaaggagaggcagagactagaggaggcggagagggctgtgatgaagggatcagaaaaggagcag